From the Nitrobacter hamburgensis X14 genome, one window contains:
- a CDS encoding ABC transporter permease: MAVTSPKPIEAEAVSPLGEAVPPTRHSLRLSPLNRRRWQSFKSNRRGYWSLWIFLILFFISLFAELIANDRPFLIRFDGHLYFPAFVTYPETAFGGDFETAADYRDPYLQKLIANKGGTIVWPLIRYSYDTHNLDLPTPAPSKPTWLLTEAECKDVVQRKHLTGCRDLEYNWLGTDDQGRDVVARLIYGFRISVLFGLCLTIVSSVIGIAAGGVQGYFGGWVDLGFQRFIEVWTAIPSLYLLLILSSVLVPGFFVLLGILLLFSWVSLVGLVRAEFLRGRNFEYIMAARALGVSNATIMFRHLLPNAMVATMTFLPFIVSSSVMTLTALDFLGFGLPPGSPSLGEMLAQGKANVQAPWLGFTGFFALAIMLSLLIFIGEAVRDAFDPRKTFR; encoded by the coding sequence ATGGCGGTGACTTCGCCAAAGCCCATCGAAGCCGAGGCCGTCTCGCCGCTCGGCGAAGCGGTGCCGCCGACGCGCCATTCGCTGCGCCTGTCGCCGCTCAATCGCCGCCGCTGGCAGAGCTTCAAATCGAACCGGCGCGGCTACTGGTCGCTCTGGATATTCCTGATTCTGTTTTTCATCTCGCTGTTCGCTGAATTGATCGCCAACGATCGGCCGTTCCTGATCAGGTTCGACGGGCATCTCTATTTCCCGGCATTCGTGACCTATCCGGAAACCGCGTTCGGCGGCGACTTCGAGACCGCCGCCGATTATCGCGATCCCTATTTGCAGAAGCTGATCGCGAACAAGGGCGGCACCATCGTCTGGCCGCTGATCCGCTATTCCTACGACACCCACAACCTCGATCTGCCGACGCCGGCGCCCTCAAAACCGACCTGGCTGCTGACCGAGGCGGAATGCAAGGATGTGGTGCAGAGAAAGCACCTCACGGGTTGTCGCGATCTCGAATACAACTGGCTCGGCACCGACGATCAGGGTCGCGACGTCGTGGCGCGGCTGATTTACGGATTCCGGATTTCGGTGCTGTTCGGACTCTGCCTGACCATCGTGTCGTCGGTCATCGGCATCGCGGCTGGCGGCGTGCAGGGATATTTCGGCGGCTGGGTCGATCTCGGCTTTCAACGCTTCATCGAGGTCTGGACCGCGATCCCCTCGCTCTATCTGCTTTTGATCCTGTCGTCGGTGCTGGTGCCGGGATTCTTCGTGCTGCTCGGAATCCTGTTGCTGTTCTCGTGGGTCTCGCTGGTCGGTCTGGTGCGCGCCGAATTCCTGCGCGGCCGCAACTTCGAATACATCATGGCGGCGCGGGCGCTCGGCGTGTCGAACGCGACCATCATGTTCCGCCATCTTCTGCCCAACGCCATGGTCGCGACCATGACATTCCTGCCGTTCATCGTGTCGTCGTCGGTGATGACCCTGACGGCGCTGGATTTTCTCGGCTTCGGGTTGCCGCCGGGCTCGCCCTCGCTCGGTGAAATGCTGGCGCAGGGCAAGGCCAACGTGCAGGCGCCTTGGCTCGGGTTCACCGGATTTTTCGCGCTCGCGATCATGCTGTCGCTCTTGATTTTCATCGGCGAAGCCGTGCGCGACGCCTTCGATCCGCGCAAGACGTTCAGGTAG
- a CDS encoding type II secretion system F family protein, producing MLDFLIEKLHDPQFMTMVLAAIAASATVYTLITPFFAAEGLTKRMKAVASERERIRQRERERLAKSEKVSLRQAPKQFVSKVVEDLNLGKWVAQEAAREKLVMAGYRGQAPYVTFLFFRMVTPIVMLIGAIVYVFLLSHMQQSTPIKIGICIGAAFFGLQAPMLFLKNAITKRQISIKRAFPDALDLLLICIESGMSIEVAFRKVSTEIGSQSVALAEEFTLTTAELSYLQDRKVAYENLAKRTGVEGVKSVCLALQQSERYGTPLAQSLRVMAQENRDMRMTEAEKKAAALPPKLTVPMIVFFLPVLFVVILGPTGIKIAAQMH from the coding sequence ATGCTCGACTTCCTGATCGAGAAACTCCACGACCCGCAGTTCATGACGATGGTGCTCGCCGCCATCGCCGCCAGCGCAACTGTCTATACTCTGATCACGCCGTTCTTCGCGGCGGAGGGGCTCACCAAGCGGATGAAGGCCGTCGCCAGCGAGCGCGAACGCATCCGGCAGCGCGAGCGCGAGCGGCTCGCGAAATCCGAAAAGGTCTCGCTGCGTCAGGCCCCGAAGCAGTTCGTCTCGAAGGTCGTGGAAGATCTCAATCTCGGCAAGTGGGTGGCGCAGGAAGCCGCACGCGAGAAACTCGTCATGGCGGGGTATCGCGGTCAGGCGCCTTACGTCACCTTCCTGTTCTTCCGCATGGTCACCCCGATCGTGATGCTGATCGGAGCGATCGTCTACGTTTTCCTGCTATCACACATGCAGCAGTCGACCCCGATCAAGATCGGCATCTGCATCGGCGCCGCGTTTTTCGGCTTGCAGGCGCCGATGCTGTTCCTGAAGAACGCCATCACCAAACGCCAGATCTCGATCAAACGGGCCTTCCCGGACGCGCTCGATCTGCTGCTGATCTGCATCGAATCCGGCATGTCGATCGAAGTCGCGTTCCGCAAGGTCAGCACGGAAATCGGCAGCCAGTCGGTCGCGCTGGCCGAGGAGTTCACGCTGACCACGGCCGAATTGTCGTACCTTCAGGACCGCAAGGTCGCCTACGAGAATCTGGCAAAACGCACCGGGGTCGAGGGCGTGAAATCGGTGTGTCTCGCACTCCAGCAGTCGGAACGATACGGCACTCCGCTCGCACAAAGCCTTCGCGTGATGGCCCAGGAAAATCGCGATATGCGCATGACCGAAGCCGAGAAGAAGGCGGCCGCCCTGCCGCCCAAGCTGACGGTCCCGATGATCGTGTTCTTCCTTCCCGTGCTGTTCGTGGTCATTCTCGGGCCGACGGGCATCAAGATCGCGGCCCAGATGCATTGA
- a CDS encoding C40 family peptidase, translated as MDDPRLTPARPEVAARYLEGTIEAARFADGEEWEVVDAVVPLRRQPLPDAMLDTQALRGERVTVYDHNSEGWAWGQLNGDGYVGWLPDRALARPGAAPTHKVIALRTFAFPGPSIKLQPAETLSLGARLTVQRHDGDFAVAAGHLHIPAVHVAPLDDIAVDFVTVAEMFTGTPYLWGGKTSLGIDCSGLVQVALNASGIGCPRDSDMQERALGRTLSPVEAQQPRRGDLMFWKGHVAIVRDATTLVHANAHHMATAIERIDEAITRIKAAGSEVTSVKRLD; from the coding sequence ATGGATGATCCGCGTCTCACGCCGGCCCGGCCGGAGGTCGCCGCCCGCTATCTCGAAGGCACGATCGAGGCGGCACGCTTCGCCGATGGCGAGGAATGGGAGGTCGTTGACGCGGTGGTACCGCTGCGGCGCCAGCCTTTGCCTGACGCCATGCTCGACACCCAGGCGCTGCGCGGCGAGCGCGTCACGGTTTACGACCACAACTCCGAAGGCTGGGCCTGGGGTCAATTGAACGGCGACGGCTATGTCGGCTGGCTGCCCGACCGCGCGCTCGCACGGCCCGGCGCGGCACCGACACACAAGGTCATTGCCTTGCGGACGTTTGCCTTTCCCGGGCCGTCGATCAAGCTGCAGCCGGCCGAGACGCTGTCGCTCGGCGCCAGGCTGACCGTCCAGCGCCATGACGGCGACTTTGCCGTCGCCGCCGGCCATCTCCACATACCCGCCGTCCATGTCGCGCCGCTCGATGACATCGCGGTGGATTTCGTCACGGTCGCCGAAATGTTCACCGGAACGCCGTATCTGTGGGGCGGCAAGACCAGCCTCGGTATCGACTGCTCAGGGCTCGTGCAGGTGGCGCTCAACGCATCCGGCATCGGATGCCCGCGCGACAGCGACATGCAGGAGCGAGCCCTGGGCCGCACGCTATCTCCCGTGGAGGCGCAACAGCCGCGGCGCGGCGATCTGATGTTCTGGAAAGGACACGTCGCCATCGTCCGCGATGCGACCACGCTGGTCCACGCCAACGCCCATCACATGGCCACCGCCATTGAGCGCATTGACGAGGCGATCACCCGCATCAAGGCGGCGGGAAGTGAAGTGACGAGCGTGAAGCGGCTGGATTGA
- a CDS encoding leucyl aminopeptidase family protein, which yields MHPAFATVPAEEAVPITFVAKATWETMGVPLDAPARRFAEASGFAAKPGQYLALPAANGDVSHILLGLGDASDLARDPFLAGKLPGLLPAGTFRFANAPDDMHLAALAFALGSYRFDRYRKADAQKATLVPPEGVDIADISRMADAATLARDLINTPANDMGPGELAAAAESLAQRFGAKFGCIVGDDLRQRNFPLIHAVGMASPRAPRLIDIAWGDPAHPKVTLVGKGVCFDTGGVDLKTASGMQIMKKDMGGAANVLALALMIMDAKLKVRLRVLIPAVENSVAGNAFRPLDIFPSRKGPTVEIGNTDAEGRLVLADALALADEEKPDLLIDLGTLTGAARVALGPDIPPFYTSDDALALDVARCAQAENDPLWRMPLWPAYDAWLDSKVADINNAPSGGFAGSIVCALFLQRFVEAAKNWLHVDIYGWTPSAKPARPEGGECQAARAIYRLLSERYG from the coding sequence ATGCATCCTGCGTTTGCGACCGTGCCTGCCGAGGAGGCCGTTCCGATCACCTTCGTGGCCAAGGCGACGTGGGAAACGATGGGTGTACCGCTCGATGCTCCGGCACGCCGGTTTGCCGAGGCGAGCGGCTTTGCGGCGAAGCCGGGGCAGTACCTCGCGCTGCCCGCAGCGAACGGCGACGTCTCACACATTCTCCTCGGACTTGGCGATGCATCGGACCTCGCGCGCGACCCCTTCCTCGCCGGCAAGCTGCCGGGGCTGTTGCCTGCCGGGACATTCCGCTTTGCCAATGCGCCGGACGATATGCATCTCGCGGCGCTGGCGTTCGCGCTCGGCAGCTACCGCTTCGATCGCTACCGCAAGGCCGATGCACAAAAAGCCACGCTGGTGCCGCCCGAAGGCGTCGACATCGCTGATATCTCGCGGATGGCGGATGCGGCGACGCTTGCCCGCGACCTGATCAATACGCCCGCCAACGATATGGGCCCCGGAGAGCTTGCGGCGGCGGCCGAGAGCCTTGCGCAGCGTTTCGGCGCGAAATTCGGCTGCATCGTCGGCGACGATCTGAGACAGCGGAATTTCCCGCTGATCCATGCCGTCGGCATGGCCTCGCCGCGCGCGCCGCGCCTGATCGATATCGCCTGGGGCGATCCCGCGCACCCGAAGGTTACGCTGGTCGGGAAAGGCGTCTGCTTCGACACCGGGGGCGTCGATCTCAAAACCGCCAGCGGCATGCAGATCATGAAGAAGGACATGGGCGGCGCGGCCAATGTGCTGGCTTTGGCGCTGATGATCATGGATGCGAAGCTGAAGGTCCGGCTGCGCGTGCTGATCCCGGCGGTCGAAAACTCCGTGGCCGGCAACGCGTTCCGGCCGCTCGACATCTTTCCGTCGCGCAAGGGACCGACAGTGGAAATCGGCAACACCGACGCCGAGGGCCGGCTGGTCCTCGCCGACGCGCTGGCGCTGGCCGATGAAGAGAAACCCGACCTGCTGATCGATCTGGGGACGCTCACCGGCGCGGCGCGCGTGGCGCTGGGACCGGATATCCCGCCGTTCTATACCAGCGACGACGCACTGGCGCTCGATGTCGCGCGCTGCGCGCAGGCCGAGAACGATCCGCTGTGGCGGATGCCGCTATGGCCCGCTTACGATGCGTGGCTCGATTCCAAGGTCGCCGACATCAACAATGCGCCGTCGGGCGGCTTTGCCGGCTCGATCGTCTGCGCGCTGTTCCTGCAGCGCTTCGTCGAGGCGGCGAAGAACTGGCTTCATGTCGATATCTACGGCTGGACGCCGTCGGCGAAGCCGGCGCGCCCGGAGGGCGGCGAATGCCAGGCCGCGCGCGCGATCTACAGGCTGTTGAGCGAACGCTATGGATGA
- a CDS encoding microcin C ABC transporter permease YejB gives MSAYIARRILLMIPTLLGILFVSFVVVQFAPGGPVERVIAQLSGADTGAMSRISGSSGGDFGARGQVGASSDAINSKYRGAQGLDPAFIKSLEKQFGFDKPAPERFLLMVWNFSRFDFGKSYFRDTTVIQLIKEKLPVSMSLGIWMTLLTYLISIPLGIRKAVRDGSRFDTWTSAVIIVGFAIPGFLFAILLIILFAGGSFFSIFPLRGLTSDGWSQFPWYWKILDYFWHLTLPIISMALGAFATMTLLTKNSFLDEIRKQYVMTARAKGCGERQVLYNHVFRNAMLIVIAGFPGAFVHAFFSGSLLIETIFSLDGLGLLGFESVLNRDYPVVFGTLFIFSLVGLAINLISDLTYMWIDPRIDFEAREV, from the coding sequence ATGAGCGCATATATCGCCCGCCGCATTCTGTTGATGATTCCCACATTGCTGGGCATCCTGTTCGTGTCGTTCGTCGTGGTGCAGTTCGCGCCCGGTGGTCCGGTCGAGCGGGTGATCGCGCAACTGAGCGGCGCGGATACCGGCGCGATGTCACGCATTTCCGGATCGTCCGGCGGCGATTTCGGCGCGCGCGGCCAGGTCGGGGCGTCGTCCGACGCCATCAATTCGAAATACCGCGGCGCTCAGGGACTCGATCCCGCCTTCATCAAGAGTCTTGAAAAGCAGTTCGGCTTCGACAAACCGGCGCCGGAACGCTTTCTGCTGATGGTGTGGAATTTCTCCCGCTTCGATTTCGGCAAGAGCTACTTCCGCGACACCACCGTGATCCAGCTCATCAAGGAAAAGCTGCCGGTCTCGATGTCGCTCGGCATCTGGATGACCCTTCTGACCTACCTGATTTCGATACCGCTCGGAATCCGCAAGGCGGTCAGGGACGGATCACGCTTCGACACCTGGACCTCGGCGGTGATTATCGTCGGCTTTGCGATCCCCGGCTTTCTGTTTGCGATCCTGCTCATTATCCTGTTCGCCGGCGGATCGTTCTTCAGCATCTTTCCCTTGCGCGGATTGACGTCGGACGGCTGGAGCCAGTTTCCCTGGTACTGGAAAATCCTCGATTATTTCTGGCACCTGACGCTGCCTATCATCTCGATGGCGCTCGGCGCCTTCGCCACCATGACGCTGCTGACCAAGAACTCGTTCCTCGACGAAATCCGCAAGCAGTACGTGATGACGGCGCGCGCCAAGGGCTGCGGCGAGCGGCAGGTGCTTTACAATCACGTGTTCCGCAACGCCATGCTGATCGTCATCGCCGGGTTTCCCGGCGCGTTCGTTCACGCCTTCTTTTCAGGGTCGCTTTTGATCGAAACCATTTTTTCGCTCGACGGGCTCGGCCTGCTCGGTTTTGAGAGCGTGCTCAATCGCGACTATCCGGTGGTGTTCGGCACGTTGTTCATCTTTTCGCTGGTCGGGCTTGCGATCAACCTGATCTCCGATCTGACCTACATGTGGATCGACCCGCGGATCGACTTCGAGGCGCGGGAGGTTTGA
- a CDS encoding ABC transporter ATP-binding protein, which yields MGAIDQPLLDVRDLSVAFHHGSGPSVAVDRISFEIKRGECVALVGESGSGKSVSALSILKLLPYPAASHPSGNIRFKGRELLGMSEREIRSIRGNDISIIFQEPMTSLNPLHTVEAQISEIMLLHGGVRGAAARQRTLELLTQVGIPDPETRLASYPHQLSGGQRQRVMIAMALANEPDLLIADEPTTALDVTVQAQILALLADIRARLGMSLLFITHDLGIVRRIADRVCVMNGGKIVEKGPVEQVFEEPRHPYTRELLAAEPKPDPAPPRPESPVVIAADDLKVWFPIRRGLLRKTVGHIKAVDGVTLKVRKGETLGVVGESGSGKTTLGLALLRLISSDGPIVFLSKNIQGLRFKAMRPFRRDMQIVFQDPFGALSPRMSVGDIVAEGLSVHQRSLSDTEREARVVKALKDVGLDPATRFRYPHEFSGGQRQRISIARAVVLEPNFVVLDEPTSALDMLFQAQMVDLLRDLQRKRDLTYMFISHDLRVVASLASHLIVMRHGKVVEEGPASHLFKNPKSDYTRALFAAAFRLETAPGESK from the coding sequence ATGGGCGCCATCGATCAGCCGCTACTCGACGTTCGTGACCTGTCCGTTGCGTTTCACCATGGCAGCGGACCATCGGTTGCCGTCGATCGCATTTCGTTCGAGATCAAACGCGGCGAGTGCGTGGCGCTGGTCGGCGAATCCGGCTCTGGAAAATCCGTCAGCGCGCTCTCGATCCTGAAGCTGCTGCCCTATCCGGCTGCGTCGCACCCCAGCGGCAATATCCGCTTCAAAGGCCGTGAGCTGCTCGGCATGTCCGAGCGCGAGATCAGGAGCATTCGCGGCAACGACATCTCGATCATCTTTCAGGAGCCGATGACCTCGCTCAATCCGCTGCACACCGTCGAAGCGCAGATCAGCGAGATAATGCTGCTGCACGGCGGGGTTCGCGGCGCGGCGGCGCGGCAGCGGACCCTGGAACTGCTGACACAAGTCGGCATTCCCGATCCGGAAACCCGCCTCGCCAGCTATCCGCATCAATTGTCCGGCGGCCAGCGCCAGCGCGTCATGATCGCAATGGCGCTCGCCAACGAACCCGACCTTCTGATCGCGGACGAGCCGACCACCGCGCTCGACGTCACCGTGCAGGCGCAAATCCTGGCGCTATTGGCGGATATTCGCGCCCGGCTCGGAATGAGTCTGTTGTTCATCACCCACGATCTCGGCATCGTCCGCCGCATCGCCGACCGTGTTTGCGTCATGAACGGCGGCAAGATCGTCGAGAAGGGACCGGTCGAGCAGGTCTTTGAAGAGCCGCGCCATCCCTACACGCGCGAGCTTTTGGCCGCCGAGCCGAAGCCCGACCCTGCGCCGCCGCGGCCGGAGTCTCCGGTCGTGATCGCAGCCGACGATCTCAAGGTCTGGTTTCCGATCCGGCGCGGCCTGTTGCGCAAGACGGTCGGCCACATCAAGGCGGTCGACGGCGTGACGCTGAAGGTGCGCAAGGGCGAAACGCTCGGCGTCGTCGGCGAATCCGGGTCCGGCAAGACCACGCTGGGGCTGGCGCTGTTGCGGTTGATCTCGTCCGATGGCCCGATCGTGTTCCTGAGCAAGAACATCCAGGGTCTGCGTTTCAAGGCGATGCGGCCGTTCCGCCGCGACATGCAGATCGTGTTTCAGGACCCGTTCGGGGCGTTGAGTCCGCGAATGTCGGTCGGCGATATCGTGGCCGAGGGCTTGAGCGTGCATCAGCGATCGCTTTCGGACACTGAGCGCGAGGCGCGGGTGGTCAAGGCGCTGAAAGATGTCGGGCTCGATCCTGCAACGCGCTTTCGCTATCCGCACGAATTCTCCGGGGGCCAGCGCCAGCGCATCAGTATCGCGCGCGCCGTGGTGCTGGAGCCGAATTTCGTCGTGCTGGACGAACCGACCAGTGCGCTCGACATGCTGTTCCAGGCGCAGATGGTCGATCTCTTGCGCGACCTGCAGCGCAAGCGCGACCTGACCTATATGTTCATCTCGCACGATCTGCGCGTGGTCGCCTCTCTTGCCAGCCATCTCATCGTGATGCGGCACGGCAAGGTGGTCGAGGAAGGGCCGGCGTCGCACCTGTTCAAGAATCCGAAATCGGATTACACGCGCGCGCTGTTTGCTGCCGCTTTCCGGCTGGAGACCGCGCCGGGCGAATCGAAATAA
- a CDS encoding tetratricopeptide repeat protein: MRQQSCLARLLASAAVTAMLAAGLAGCQTAGMSDVTGSLGARTEANPATDPHRTAEVYGERFRANPKDPDVALKYGQALRAIGQRAQAVAVLERAAILNPGNKAVLAGWGRALADNGQSQQAFDVLGRAHTPANPDWRILSVQGTTLDKLGRHDDARRYYASALRIRPDEPSVLSNLGMSYVLTKELAKAEEVLRRAYASARADSRIRQNLALVVGLQGRFDEAESIVKADLPANEAEANVAYLKQMLGRGANARAGAGDVLGPDSRKS, translated from the coding sequence ATGCGTCAGCAGTCGTGTCTTGCCAGGCTCCTCGCATCCGCAGCCGTGACGGCGATGCTGGCGGCCGGACTCGCCGGCTGTCAGACCGCGGGCATGTCCGACGTCACCGGCTCGCTCGGCGCGAGGACGGAGGCGAATCCCGCAACCGATCCTCATCGCACCGCCGAAGTCTATGGCGAGCGGTTTCGCGCCAATCCCAAAGACCCCGATGTGGCCCTGAAGTACGGGCAGGCATTGCGCGCCATCGGGCAGCGCGCCCAGGCCGTTGCGGTGCTGGAACGCGCCGCGATCCTGAACCCCGGCAACAAGGCGGTGCTTGCCGGCTGGGGGCGGGCGCTGGCCGACAACGGCCAGTCACAGCAGGCGTTCGATGTGCTCGGCCGGGCGCACACGCCGGCAAATCCGGACTGGCGGATTCTCTCGGTCCAGGGGACCACGCTCGACAAGCTCGGCCGTCACGACGACGCGCGCCGCTATTATGCAAGCGCGCTCAGGATCAGGCCCGACGAGCCCTCGGTACTGTCCAATCTCGGCATGTCGTATGTCCTGACCAAGGAACTTGCAAAAGCCGAGGAGGTGTTGCGCCGCGCTTATGCCAGCGCTCGGGCCGACAGCCGGATCCGGCAGAACCTGGCGCTGGTCGTCGGCTTGCAGGGCCGGTTCGACGAGGCCGAGAGCATCGTGAAAGCCGATCTGCCCGCCAATGAGGCGGAGGCTAACGTCGCCTATCTGAAGCAGATGCTCGGCCGCGGCGCCAACGCGCGGGCCGGCGCGGGAGATGTTCTTGGTCCGGATTCCCGCAAATCATAA
- a CDS encoding extracellular solute-binding protein produces the protein MRQPSRRQVIGLGVGAASAAWFLPAIAAPAAGAETESQGESHGMSAFGDLKYPADFHHFDYVNADAPKGGLFSTIPSSRAFNQSFQTFNSLNAFILKGDGAQGMGMTFTSLMARAGDEPDAMYGLAAKSVRISADGLTYRFAMRPEARFHDGQKLTARDAAFSLMVLKTKGHPLITQQMRDMVKAEAPDDTTLIVTFAPKRGRDVPPFVAGLPIFSQAYYTAHPFEESTLDVPLGSGPYKVGRFESNRFIEFDRVKDWWGADLPVNRGSYNFDTVRFDFYRDRDVAFEGFTGRSYLYREEFTSRIWNTRYDFPAMTEGRVKREQLPDETPSGAQGWFINTRRDKFKDPRVREALDCAFDFEWTNKSIMYGAYVRTVSPFQNSDLMASGLPSPEEAALLEPFRGKVPDEVFGMPFVPPVSDGSGQDRKLLRKAAQLLNDAGFHIKDGKRMTPRGEVFRVEFLLDEPAFQAHHMPYIKNLGTLGIEATLRLVDPVQARARRDDFDFDMMIERFGFSTVPGDSLRPFFSSRAARTKGSNNLAGISDPEVDSLMEQVIAADTRARLVFAARALDRVIRAGRYWVPQWYSNAHRLAYWDLFGHPPNLPKYLGVMAPDIWWSSPAKPASSGQAK, from the coding sequence ATGAGGCAGCCCAGCCGCCGGCAGGTGATCGGTCTTGGTGTCGGTGCGGCGAGCGCGGCCTGGTTCCTGCCGGCTATCGCTGCGCCCGCGGCCGGTGCGGAGACCGAATCCCAAGGTGAATCTCATGGCATGTCGGCGTTTGGCGACCTGAAATATCCGGCCGATTTCCATCACTTCGATTACGTCAATGCCGATGCACCGAAGGGCGGACTGTTTTCGACCATTCCGTCGAGCCGTGCTTTCAATCAATCGTTCCAGACCTTCAACTCGCTCAACGCCTTCATCCTGAAGGGTGATGGTGCACAGGGCATGGGGATGACGTTCACGTCGCTGATGGCGCGGGCCGGCGACGAGCCCGATGCGATGTACGGCCTGGCCGCGAAGTCGGTGCGCATCTCGGCCGACGGACTGACCTACCGTTTCGCGATGCGGCCGGAGGCCCGGTTTCATGATGGGCAGAAACTCACCGCGCGCGATGCCGCCTTCTCTCTGATGGTCTTGAAGACCAAGGGGCATCCCCTGATCACGCAGCAGATGCGCGACATGGTGAAGGCGGAAGCACCCGACGACACGACGCTGATCGTCACCTTCGCGCCGAAGCGCGGACGCGACGTGCCGCCGTTTGTCGCGGGCCTGCCGATCTTTTCGCAAGCCTATTACACCGCGCATCCGTTCGAGGAATCCACGCTCGACGTTCCGCTCGGCAGCGGGCCGTACAAGGTCGGCCGGTTCGAGTCGAACCGTTTCATCGAGTTCGACCGGGTCAAGGACTGGTGGGGCGCCGATCTTCCGGTCAATCGCGGAAGTTACAATTTCGATACGGTGCGGTTCGATTTCTACCGCGACCGCGATGTGGCGTTCGAGGGCTTTACCGGTCGTAGCTACCTGTACCGGGAGGAATTCACCTCCCGCATCTGGAATACGCGCTACGATTTCCCGGCGATGACCGAGGGCCGCGTCAAGCGCGAGCAGTTGCCCGACGAGACGCCGTCCGGCGCGCAAGGCTGGTTCATCAATACCCGCCGCGACAAGTTCAAGGACCCCCGCGTTCGCGAGGCGCTCGACTGCGCCTTCGATTTCGAGTGGACCAACAAGAGCATCATGTACGGCGCCTACGTGCGGACGGTGTCGCCGTTCCAGAATTCCGACCTGATGGCGAGCGGCCTGCCGTCGCCGGAGGAAGCGGCGTTGCTGGAGCCGTTCCGCGGCAAGGTGCCGGACGAGGTGTTCGGCATGCCGTTCGTGCCGCCGGTGTCCGACGGCTCGGGACAGGACCGCAAGCTGTTGCGTAAGGCGGCACAACTGCTCAACGATGCGGGTTTTCACATCAAGGACGGCAAGCGGATGACCCCGCGGGGCGAGGTCTTCCGCGTAGAGTTCCTGCTCGATGAGCCGGCGTTCCAGGCCCATCATATGCCGTATATAAAGAACCTCGGAACGCTCGGTATCGAGGCGACGCTGCGGCTGGTCGATCCCGTGCAGGCGAGGGCGCGGCGTGATGACTTCGATTTCGACATGATGATCGAACGTTTCGGCTTCTCGACCGTTCCGGGTGACTCGCTGCGGCCGTTCTTTTCGTCGCGGGCAGCAAGAACCAAGGGATCGAACAACCTCGCCGGCATTTCGGATCCTGAGGTCGATTCTCTGATGGAACAGGTGATCGCGGCCGATACCCGCGCCAGGCTCGTATTCGCCGCTCGCGCGCTGGATCGCGTCATTCGCGCCGGCCGTTACTGGGTGCCGCAATGGTATTCGAACGCGCACCGGCTGGCCTATTGGGATCTGTTCGGGCATCCGCCGAACCTCCCAAAATATCTCGGCGTGATGGCTCCTGACATCTGGTGGTCGTCGCCGGCCAAACCGGCGTCGTCTGGGCAGGCGAAATAG
- a CDS encoding type II secretion system F family protein: MNLQTLAMAFMAATAVGGVAWVFLYPALSGEAKAEKRRSAFARTAPAVRQVDRAQRSRREQIEGSLREIEQRQKRDSKITLNDRIAQAGLSWSKEKFLIVSGIFGAVCFAVPMFSGAGPIAAVGLAFAAGFGLPRWLLGFLKTRREKAFLRALPDAVDVIVRGIKAGLPLFESIKVVAADSPEPLKSEFAAIIETQAIGMPLGEACARLYERMPVPEANFFGIVIAIQQKSGGNLSEALGNLSKVLRDRKKMAEKIQAMSMEAKASAAIIGSLPPVVMMLVYLTTPDYIAMLWTHPTGRLMLAGCVLWMSAGIFVMKKMINFDF; encoded by the coding sequence ATGAACTTGCAGACCCTCGCAATGGCATTCATGGCTGCAACCGCGGTTGGCGGCGTCGCATGGGTATTCCTGTATCCGGCGCTGTCGGGCGAGGCGAAGGCGGAGAAGCGCCGTTCGGCATTCGCGCGGACAGCGCCGGCGGTCCGGCAGGTCGACAGAGCCCAGCGTTCGCGCCGCGAGCAGATCGAGGGATCGCTGCGGGAAATCGAGCAACGCCAGAAGCGCGACAGCAAGATCACGCTCAACGACCGCATCGCACAGGCAGGCCTGTCCTGGTCGAAGGAAAAATTTCTGATCGTCTCCGGCATTTTCGGCGCGGTCTGTTTTGCCGTTCCAATGTTTTCGGGAGCCGGGCCGATCGCCGCGGTCGGCCTTGCATTCGCGGCGGGCTTCGGCTTGCCGCGCTGGCTGCTGGGCTTCCTCAAGACGCGCCGCGAGAAGGCGTTTCTGCGCGCGCTTCCCGATGCGGTGGACGTGATCGTTCGCGGCATCAAGGCCGGCCTGCCACTGTTCGAATCCATCAAGGTGGTCGCGGCCGACTCGCCGGAGCCGCTGAAAAGCGAATTCGCGGCGATCATCGAAACGCAGGCGATCGGCATGCCGCTCGGCGAGGCCTGTGCGCGGCTGTACGAGCGGATGCCGGTTCCCGAAGCGAACTTCTTCGGCATCGTGATCGCGATCCAGCAGAAATCCGGCGGCAACCTGTCGGAAGCTCTCGGCAACCTGTCCAAGGTGCTACGCGACCGCAAGAAGATGGCCGAGAAAATCCAGGCCATGTCGATGGAAGCCAAGGCGTCCGCCGCCATCATCGGCTCGCTGCCTCCCGTCGTCATGATGCTGGTCTATCTGACTACCCCGGACTACATCGCAATGCTTTGGACCCATCCCACCGGGCGGCTGATGCTGGCCGGCTGCGTATTGTGGATGTCGGCCGGCATCTTCGTGATGAAGAAAATGATCAACTTCGACTTCTGA